Below is a genomic region from Flavobacterium ginsengisoli.
TCTTTTTACATTTCAAAACCCAATTATACTAACATTCGTATTAGGTTCTGTTCTTGGCGCTTTTGGAATTTTATACAGTTATATCGCTTTTTTCGGAAGAATAGAAAAGAAAACCGATTATTTCATGCGTAACATGAATACCATTATCGGAACCATTACTGGATTAGTCGCTGTTGCAACACTTTTTAATATCCTAAATTACTACTTCGGATAATTTTATAGCCACAGATTTCACAGATTAAAATGATTTTTTTTACTTTGTGGCTAAATATTTTTCACGCAGATTTTTACGATTTTTTGCAAATAATCAATTTAATCCTTTTAATCTGTGGCAAAAAAAAGACAAAACCATGGCAGAAGATAATTTTTTTGAAAGAGTTTATGTAATCGCCAGACAAATTCCGTTTGGAAAAGTTACTTCTTATGGCGCTATTGCAAAAGCATTGGGCACAGCACGTTCTGCACGAATGGTCGGTTGGGCAATGAACGCTTGCCATAATATGGATGATGTTCCTGCACATAGAGTCGTAAACCAAAAAGGGCTACTAACAGGAAAACATCACTTTGACGGAACTAATTTAATGCGACAACTTTTAG
It encodes:
- a CDS encoding MGMT family protein, with the translated sequence MAEDNFFERVYVIARQIPFGKVTSYGAIAKALGTARSARMVGWAMNACHNMDDVPAHRVVNQKGLLTGKHHFDGTNLMRQLLENEGIKVVNNQIVDFEKHFWKPEVEI